A single Dethiosulfovibrio salsuginis DNA region contains:
- a CDS encoding AMP-binding protein: MGENDLTRLEHPIDLLIERDGDREALWWGGRWITRKELDRVARENQGKLSQAGFGRGHRLVTLMPNCPAFLALALAVWRLEGTLVPLNHRSGSEVLLPTLDLVDPFTVVYGEADVKTGDLVASYPSSVVDQDGVLQEVKGAQGSEVTDPDFAVIFATSGTTGLPKAVPLTHGNLMDNVDRCWEFLGFSQEDRILWVLPNFHSFGLTLGGLMGLVRGARQIVVPLFMPPAATLEAIHSGGATVLLLVPAMVEFMKRAIQHGAPKPETVRMVVTGGDRLNLELDSAAVEFLGVPILEGYGTTECSPVVAVNRCYDSRKLGTIGEILPGYSWEVRDDSGRAVGPGEDGILWVKGPSVFGGYYKAPEISSEKLVDRWYDTGDVVRYDEEGYITVLDRVSDLIIVGGFNVYPQEVERVLNRHPAVAQAAVVATDHPVQGQIGRAFVVLKEGTSATSREMISFCKGKLAHYKIPRVFDFVDSLPMSPSGKILRRELRGRD; this comes from the coding sequence GTGGGGGAGAACGATTTAACGAGACTTGAACATCCTATCGATTTGCTTATAGAGAGAGATGGAGATAGAGAGGCCCTTTGGTGGGGGGGAAGGTGGATAACCAGGAAAGAGCTGGATCGTGTGGCAAGGGAGAATCAGGGGAAACTGTCCCAGGCCGGTTTTGGCAGAGGACACAGGCTGGTTACCCTGATGCCAAACTGCCCTGCTTTCTTGGCTCTGGCCTTAGCTGTGTGGAGGCTAGAAGGGACGTTGGTGCCCTTGAACCATCGCTCTGGCTCGGAGGTGCTTCTTCCGACTCTGGATCTGGTGGACCCCTTTACGGTGGTCTACGGAGAGGCGGACGTCAAGACCGGCGATCTGGTTGCTTCCTATCCCTCCTCCGTTGTGGATCAAGACGGTGTCCTCCAGGAGGTCAAAGGGGCCCAAGGCAGCGAGGTGACCGATCCCGATTTTGCGGTCATATTCGCCACCTCCGGGACTACCGGCCTTCCTAAGGCGGTTCCCCTGACCCACGGTAACCTTATGGACAACGTCGACAGGTGTTGGGAGTTTTTGGGTTTTTCCCAGGAGGACAGGATCCTCTGGGTCCTTCCGAACTTCCACTCCTTCGGGCTGACCTTAGGGGGATTGATGGGGCTTGTAAGAGGGGCCAGACAGATTGTAGTTCCCCTGTTTATGCCTCCTGCGGCGACCTTGGAGGCCATCCACTCCGGTGGGGCAACGGTGCTTTTGCTCGTCCCCGCTATGGTGGAGTTCATGAAGCGGGCCATTCAGCACGGAGCCCCAAAACCGGAGACCGTCAGAATGGTGGTTACCGGAGGGGACAGGCTGAACCTGGAGCTTGACTCCGCCGCGGTGGAGTTCCTAGGTGTCCCTATCCTCGAGGGCTACGGCACCACCGAGTGTTCGCCGGTTGTGGCGGTAAACAGATGTTACGACAGTAGAAAGCTCGGGACCATCGGTGAGATTTTGCCTGGCTACTCCTGGGAGGTCAGAGACGACTCGGGAAGGGCCGTTGGACCGGGGGAGGACGGCATACTCTGGGTCAAAGGTCCATCGGTGTTCGGTGGATATTACAAGGCACCGGAGATATCCAGCGAAAAGCTCGTAGACCGATGGTACGACACCGGCGACGTGGTCAGGTACGACGAGGAGGGTTATATCACCGTACTCGACAGGGTGAGCGACCTCATCATAGTAGGTGGCTTTAACGTCTATCCTCAGGAGGTAGAAAGGGTCCTGAACCGGCATCCTGCGGTGGCTCAGGCTGCGGTAGTGGCCACCGATCACCCTGTTCAGGGTCAGATAGGCAGGGCCTTCGTCGTCCTGAAGGAAGGGACCTCCGCCACCTCCAGGGAGATGATCTCCTTCTGTAAGGGCAAGCTGGCTCACTACAAAATACCTCGGGTGTTCGACTTCGTCGATTCTCTGCCTATGTCTCCATCGGGCAAGATACTAAGGCGGGAGCTTCGAGGAAGGGATTAG
- a CDS encoding ferritin-like domain-containing protein yields the protein MRESLNLAIHAEMEASEFYLAWSENTDKDYLKRELLELSEWEKEHEEGLKKLYIKQFGEPFQRNPDIVVEPELKVQTSDFGDVTSLLRIASAAYLSEMRASELYGRMAEEASGETRDMFLKLKEMEENHMETAKKRYLAIREDFVGFKAF from the coding sequence ATGAGAGAATCTTTAAACCTGGCGATCCACGCGGAGATGGAGGCAAGCGAGTTTTACCTGGCCTGGTCGGAGAACACCGACAAAGACTACCTCAAAAGGGAGCTTTTAGAGCTTTCGGAATGGGAAAAGGAACACGAGGAAGGGCTAAAGAAGCTTTACATAAAGCAGTTTGGAGAGCCTTTCCAGCGGAACCCGGATATCGTGGTGGAACCGGAGCTCAAGGTCCAGACCTCCGACTTCGGCGACGTCACCAGCCTTCTCAGAATAGCCTCTGCTGCCTATCTCTCCGAGATGAGGGCCTCTGAACTTTACGGCAGGATGGCTGAAGAGGCCTCCGGCGAGACCAGGGATATGTTTTTAAAGCTCAAAGAGATGGAAGAGAACCATATGGAGACCGCTAAAAAGAGATATCTAGCCATCAGAGAGGATTTTGTCGGCTTTAAGGCCTTTTAG
- a CDS encoding 2-hydroxyacid dehydrogenase: MSKRIGISFGPKGIEEKAKRILGDKGEIVWLSEESDRVGAIERCDLVLGQFFSEKEFSPEEWGALERVPAVHTVSAGVDQVPVGRLGAHTDLYANVGGWAPPIAEHVLAMALCCSRRLVQQTNDMASGDFKYLGYGLKTLKGKVALMVGYGGIARETAKELSTFGMEVQGLGRSVPEDPLLSKGWAIEDLKAALAGAELVVICLPLNSRTKGLFDRSVLSAMKEDCIFVNIARAAIVDERALYERAASCPNFLVALDVWWDEPREGGEFKTETPLLELPNVVGSAHNSNQTEIAMDHALEVAMENCGRILTGDKAQGRIDKGEYL; encoded by the coding sequence ATGAGCAAAAGGATAGGGATCTCCTTCGGCCCTAAGGGGATCGAGGAGAAGGCGAAAAGGATATTAGGGGATAAAGGGGAGATAGTGTGGCTTTCCGAGGAGTCCGATAGGGTTGGGGCTATCGAAAGGTGCGATCTGGTGCTAGGCCAGTTTTTCTCTGAGAAGGAATTCTCCCCTGAGGAATGGGGAGCTCTGGAGAGGGTTCCGGCGGTCCACACCGTTTCCGCTGGGGTGGATCAGGTTCCTGTGGGCCGTCTAGGTGCCCACACCGATCTGTACGCCAACGTAGGAGGGTGGGCCCCTCCTATAGCGGAGCACGTCCTGGCTATGGCCCTGTGTTGTTCCAGGAGGCTCGTTCAGCAGACCAATGACATGGCGTCGGGGGATTTCAAATATCTGGGCTACGGCCTTAAAACCCTTAAAGGCAAGGTCGCCCTTATGGTTGGCTACGGAGGAATAGCAAGGGAGACCGCTAAAGAGCTGTCGACCTTCGGCATGGAGGTCCAGGGGCTGGGTCGATCGGTACCAGAGGACCCTCTTCTGTCCAAAGGCTGGGCGATAGAGGATCTCAAAGCCGCCCTAGCCGGTGCGGAACTTGTGGTGATATGTCTTCCTCTCAACTCCCGGACAAAAGGTCTGTTCGATCGGTCGGTTCTCTCCGCTATGAAGGAGGACTGTATCTTCGTCAACATAGCCAGGGCGGCCATCGTGGACGAGAGGGCACTATACGAGAGGGCGGCGTCCTGTCCAAACTTTCTAGTCGCCCTGGACGTCTGGTGGGACGAGCCTCGGGAGGGCGGCGAGTTTAAGACCGAGACCCCCCTTCTGGAGTTGCCGAACGTAGTGGGCTCCGCCCATAACTCCAACCAGACCGAGATAGCTATGGATCATGCCCTGGAAGTCGCTATGGAAAACTGCGGTCGAATACTCACAGGCGATAAGGCCCAGGGCAGGATCGATAAAGGAGAGTACCTTTAG